The proteins below come from a single Streptococcus canis genomic window:
- a CDS encoding aromatic acid exporter family protein: MSSVERTLKMTLATIVAILIAYQLHLDFGISAGIIALLSVLDTRKSSLLVARNRFLSFFLAFGIAMLCFSFLGYTTVAFAAYLVLTIPLLYRFGIEAGLVPITVLVTHLIAEKSSQLPVLWNEFLLFFIGTGIALLFNAYMGSQDQEIRRYHQIVEDDLKAILYRFESFLLEGQGQNEGLMIKRLDKILEEALQLVYRERHNRLFHQTNYQVHYFEMRRQQNRLLGQMAVNVNKISSQSRESILLSHLFHETGRQLSEENSALTLIDDIEQLLETFRQRALPQTREEFERRSILFQLLQDLERFILLKVDFYQDYQKD; encoded by the coding sequence ATGAGTTCAGTTGAACGTACTTTGAAAATGACTTTGGCCACTATTGTTGCTATTCTAATAGCCTACCAACTTCATTTAGATTTCGGTATTTCAGCAGGTATTATTGCTCTATTGAGTGTCTTGGATACTCGTAAGTCCAGTTTATTGGTTGCTAGGAATCGTTTTCTATCCTTTTTCTTGGCTTTTGGAATAGCGATGCTTTGTTTTAGTTTTCTGGGCTATACGACGGTAGCATTTGCAGCTTATTTAGTGCTTACCATTCCCTTGCTTTATCGTTTTGGAATAGAAGCAGGACTAGTCCCTATCACTGTCCTTGTGACTCATTTGATTGCTGAAAAAAGCAGTCAGTTACCAGTATTATGGAATGAGTTTTTACTCTTTTTTATAGGAACTGGAATAGCTTTGCTTTTTAATGCGTATATGGGCTCGCAAGATCAAGAGATACGCCGCTATCATCAAATCGTCGAAGATGATCTCAAGGCTATTTTATACCGGTTTGAAAGCTTTTTGTTAGAAGGTCAGGGGCAAAATGAAGGGTTAATGATTAAAAGACTTGACAAAATCTTGGAAGAAGCTTTGCAGTTGGTTTATCGGGAAAGACATAATCGTTTATTTCATCAGACTAACTATCAGGTTCATTATTTTGAAATGCGGCGTCAGCAAAACAGGTTATTGGGTCAGATGGCAGTCAATGTCAACAAAATAAGCAGTCAAAGCAGGGAAAGTATTCTTTTGTCACACTTATTTCACGAAACAGGACGCCAGTTGAGCGAAGAAAACTCTGCCTTAACCTTAATTGATGACATCGAACAATTGCTCGAAACCTTTCGTCAGCGGGCTCTTCCACAAACCCGTGAAGAGTTTGAAAGACGGTCTATTTTATTTCAACTGTTACAAGATTTAGAACGTTTTATTTTATTGAAAGTTGACTTCTATCAAGATTATCAAAAGGATTAG